In the genome of Staphylococcus durrellii, one region contains:
- the abc-f gene encoding ribosomal protection-like ABC-F family protein has product MNILNASNISKRYLDNTVFENIKITLNEGDKVGIVGRNGEGKTTLLNLLSGIELPSTGTMSWKKNVCIGYLNQIPHYASDKKVYDCLKEVFHTTNVLSDKMTELEQRMTINDNDVKNLLSQYGKIQEQFEAHGGYEIDAQIRKVSKGLNIKQLLESEWGKLSGGEKTKVGLAQILLKSTDLLLLDEPTNHLDIDSINWLTEYVKNKNGAVVIISHDRYFLDETINHILEIDQQKLFSYHGNYSYFIVEREKRILAEFEAYQTQQKKINKMEQSIKQLRTWASQAKPPNAAMYKRAKSMEKALNRIKRFEKPILETDKMKFDLQENKRVSNDVVELQHVAKMYNEILFEDINVLVERGQNVSIVGPNGSGKTTLIKIILGDVKPDEGIVKRANNLNIGYLSQHPFSHHSCETVLETFRELVNVTEGQARHILANFMFYGADVFKQIKDLSGGEKMRLRWAQIVNQDFNVLILDEPTNHLDIDAKETIEEALMDFNGTIITISHDRYFLNKLFNITYILEQNKLVKYEGNYSYAVEKRKN; this is encoded by the coding sequence ATATTAAATGCATCGAATATATCTAAACGTTATTTAGATAACACAGTTTTCGAAAATATTAAAATTACGCTTAATGAAGGCGATAAAGTAGGTATAGTAGGTCGAAATGGAGAAGGAAAAACTACCTTATTAAATTTATTATCTGGGATAGAGTTACCTAGTACAGGTACAATGAGTTGGAAGAAGAATGTGTGTATCGGTTATTTAAATCAAATCCCACATTATGCAAGTGATAAAAAAGTATATGATTGTTTGAAAGAAGTATTTCATACTACGAATGTTCTTTCTGACAAGATGACTGAACTTGAACAACGCATGACAATTAATGATAATGATGTAAAAAATTTATTATCTCAATATGGCAAAATTCAAGAACAATTCGAAGCCCATGGGGGTTATGAAATAGATGCACAAATCCGTAAAGTATCCAAGGGTTTAAATATAAAACAATTACTTGAAAGTGAATGGGGAAAGCTGTCAGGTGGCGAAAAAACTAAAGTCGGTCTAGCACAAATTTTATTGAAAAGTACAGATTTATTACTACTAGACGAACCTACTAACCATTTAGATATTGATTCAATTAATTGGCTTACTGAATATGTAAAAAATAAAAATGGTGCGGTAGTCATCATTTCCCATGATCGTTATTTTCTTGATGAAACGATAAATCATATTTTAGAAATTGATCAACAAAAATTATTTTCATATCATGGTAATTATTCTTATTTTATTGTAGAACGTGAGAAAAGAATTTTAGCTGAATTTGAGGCATATCAAACACAACAAAAGAAAATTAATAAAATGGAACAATCAATTAAGCAATTAAGAACGTGGGCTAGCCAAGCTAAACCACCTAATGCAGCTATGTATAAAAGAGCTAAAAGCATGGAAAAAGCTTTGAATCGTATAAAGCGTTTCGAAAAACCCATATTAGAAACGGATAAAATGAAATTTGACTTACAAGAAAATAAACGTGTTTCTAATGATGTAGTTGAGTTACAGCACGTTGCGAAGATGTATAACGAGATTTTGTTTGAAGATATTAATGTATTAGTGGAACGAGGTCAAAATGTGTCTATTGTCGGACCAAATGGTTCAGGTAAGACGACATTAATTAAAATAATTCTAGGTGATGTTAAGCCTGATGAAGGGATAGTTAAAAGAGCTAATAATTTGAATATAGGCTATTTATCACAACATCCATTTTCACATCATTCTTGCGAAACAGTGCTAGAAACTTTTAGAGAACTTGTGAACGTAACAGAAGGTCAAGCACGTCATATACTTGCTAACTTTATGTTTTATGGTGCAGACGTATTTAAACAGATAAAGGACTTAAGTGGCGGTGAAAAAATGCGTTTAAGATGGGCCCAAATTGTTAATCAAGACTTTAATGTTCTAATACTTGATGAACCTACGAATCATCTTGATATAGATGCTAAAGAAACGATTGAAGAAGCTCTGATGGATTTTAATGGGACCATTATAACCATTTCTCATGATAGATATTTCTTAAATAAATTATTCAACATTACCTATATATTAGAGCAAAATAAATTAGTTAAGTACGAAGGTAACTACAGTTATGCTGTAGAAAAACGTAAAAACTAA
- a CDS encoding helix-turn-helix transcriptional regulator, with protein MRNRLKELRARDGYNQTQLARKAGISRQTISLIERNDFMPSILTAVKIARIFNENVESIFIFEEEEL; from the coding sequence TTGCGAAATCGTCTAAAAGAACTGCGTGCACGAGATGGTTACAACCAAACACAACTAGCTAGGAAAGCAGGAATATCAAGGCAAACTATTTCTTTAATTGAGCGAAATGATTTTATGCCATCAATATTAACTGCAGTCAAGATAGCACGTATATTTAACGAAAATGTTGAAAGTATATTTATCTTTGAGGAGGAAGAATTATGA
- a CDS encoding DUF3169 family protein codes for MKVGRYLLILIIGAVLGGLFGGIIGSSIFKQLITNIQFANHYTVIVITIIALLINIILLVVLFRTQRKSLEFKNKLAEDIDDDKADYYENKANGYYLKVNAMYYVLVSVSLIHMFIIVLGRGSEYDVLLAITPFLVASIAGTIIGFYFRKFDSRFPKQGERNYSDKIFNLMDDGEKHITLVSMYKVYHWNLMMLIIGTMFLGIYSMATGINQGLSILVLIIIFMYNAFGYLAKVRKFYKN; via the coding sequence ATGAAAGTAGGTAGATATTTATTAATTTTAATAATAGGTGCAGTTCTAGGTGGTTTATTTGGGGGAATCATAGGATCATCAATATTTAAACAACTTATTACTAATATACAATTCGCTAATCATTATACTGTTATCGTAATTACGATAATTGCCTTATTGATAAATATTATTTTGTTAGTAGTGTTATTTAGAACCCAACGTAAATCTTTAGAATTTAAAAATAAATTAGCTGAAGATATAGATGACGACAAGGCAGACTACTATGAAAACAAAGCAAATGGTTATTATTTAAAAGTTAACGCTATGTATTATGTTTTAGTTTCTGTAAGTCTCATCCATATGTTCATTATTGTATTAGGTCGAGGTTCAGAATATGATGTATTGTTGGCCATTACACCGTTTTTAGTAGCTTCAATAGCTGGTACTATTATAGGTTTTTATTTTCGTAAATTTGACTCTAGATTTCCGAAACAAGGTGAAAGAAATTATAGCGATAAAATCTTTAATCTTATGGATGATGGCGAAAAACATATTACTTTAGTATCAATGTATAAAGTTTATCACTGGAATTTAATGATGTTAATCATCGGAACAATGTTCTTAGGTATATATTCAATGGCAACTGGCATAAATCAAGGATTGAGTATATTAGTGCTCATTATCATATTTATGTATAATGCGTTTGGTTATTTAGCCAAAGTACGTAAATTTTATAAAAATTAA
- a CDS encoding ABC transporter ATP-binding protein, with amino-acid sequence MTQLLEIKQLNKAYEKSEFSLNNISFSINKNEAVGLIGQNGSGKTTLINTIVGNRLKESGDIYFFGTDITQDDYQYKEQIGVVFDDLRVPNKLKINDIDKVFNKIFETWDSEQFFSLIEQFELPQTNIINTFSRGMRMKTALAIALAHDSKLLILDEATAGMDVSGREQVMEILEDFINEGKSILLSSHISEDIEQLATKLVFMKDGKVILEEEKDKLITNYGIVKQPVEDFNIPNELIVASRIRKQEHITLVNDYTILAEAEQLQQIDDATKIIMRGEIY; translated from the coding sequence ATGACACAATTACTTGAAATTAAACAGCTTAATAAAGCTTATGAAAAATCAGAATTTAGTTTAAATAATATATCTTTTTCAATTAATAAAAATGAAGCCGTTGGATTAATAGGACAAAATGGTTCTGGGAAAACAACGCTCATTAATACTATAGTTGGTAACAGATTAAAAGAGTCTGGTGATATTTACTTTTTTGGTACAGATATAACTCAAGATGATTATCAATATAAAGAACAAATTGGTGTCGTATTTGATGATTTGAGAGTACCTAATAAATTAAAAATTAATGATATTGATAAAGTGTTTAATAAAATTTTCGAAACATGGGATAGTGAGCAATTTTTTTCACTAATAGAACAGTTTGAATTACCTCAAACAAATATAATTAACACGTTTTCAAGAGGTATGAGAATGAAAACAGCGCTAGCAATAGCATTAGCGCACGATAGTAAGTTATTGATTTTAGACGAAGCAACTGCGGGCATGGACGTTTCTGGTAGAGAGCAAGTAATGGAAATACTTGAAGATTTTATTAATGAAGGGAAAAGCATTTTATTATCATCACATATATCTGAAGATATTGAGCAACTAGCGACTAAACTTGTTTTTATGAAAGATGGCAAAGTGATATTAGAAGAAGAAAAAGACAAATTAATAACAAATTACGGTATCGTCAAACAACCTGTTGAAGATTTTAATATCCCTAATGAATTGATAGTAGCTTCAAGAATACGTAAACAAGAACATATAACGTTGGTTAATGACTATACAATATTAGCAGAAGCGGAGCAACTTCAACAAATAGACGACGCTACAAAGATTATTATGAGAGGTGAAATCTATTGA
- a CDS encoding ABC-2 transporter permease, giving the protein MKGMLLSTYYASKKAVYLYLVIAIIASVIFGFLNPIMSSFLPMLILISPVTDTIKHEKHSKWMNYISTLPVRRKDYINGYFTYYMLLVVIGLLVGLIVTAISTQSIKVAIASVLLGLGGAGTYGIMFPLTFKFGAENSNVILISSSIFVVALFYVEFFVFIIKNMTSTGSIVEAIAQSSSIISLIVYGLIGILTIIFSYVSSLCIFKKQEL; this is encoded by the coding sequence TTGAAAGGTATGCTATTAAGCACTTACTATGCATCTAAAAAGGCAGTGTATTTATATTTAGTCATTGCTATTATAGCTAGTGTTATTTTTGGGTTTTTGAATCCTATAATGAGTAGTTTCTTACCGATGTTAATTTTAATTTCACCTGTGACAGATACTATAAAGCATGAAAAGCATTCCAAGTGGATGAATTATATCTCAACTTTGCCTGTACGAAGAAAAGATTATATTAATGGCTATTTTACTTACTATATGTTGCTCGTAGTTATAGGATTGCTTGTAGGATTAATAGTTACTGCTATTTCGACCCAGAGTATAAAAGTGGCGATTGCTTCAGTATTACTAGGTCTAGGAGGAGCTGGAACTTATGGGATTATGTTTCCGCTGACATTTAAATTTGGGGCTGAAAACTCTAACGTTATTTTAATATCATCGTCTATTTTTGTTGTAGCTTTATTTTATGTAGAATTTTTTGTATTTATAATAAAAAACATGACATCTACAGGCTCAATTGTTGAAGCCATAGCACAATCTTCAAGTATAATTTCGCTTATAGTTTATGGGTTAATTGGCATTTTGACGATTATTTTTTCTTACGTAAGTTCACTTTGTATTTTTAAAAAACAAGAATTATAA
- a CDS encoding spr1630 family ClpXP-sensitive toxin, with protein sequence MKEVDEIMFNFDAKFNEHILKGIVTGYKDYIKVRNHANSTMEISDAYAYVKANHIDDQVAKHVSKFAEASRQSAGPSWKYLMFQLNDESTTTGFKFILKNELYFNANNVTEGKKLIEDKKSVRYLEELIKNNKDVNFGKIENEFKVEHQISGESLLFNQPHDNHDKNNNEIKFIIITYGIDYSSKMLNAVKIWAPNPLNKKAVLLRDLTMELNELIKYDEDYALENEELKVLQNDEEEKYVDPTFAFGILPNENNDIDKSVN encoded by the coding sequence GTGAAAGAAGTTGATGAAATCATGTTTAACTTTGATGCTAAATTTAACGAACATATTTTAAAAGGTATTGTTACTGGATACAAGGATTATATTAAAGTTAGAAATCACGCTAATTCGACCATGGAAATAAGCGATGCTTACGCTTATGTCAAAGCAAATCATATAGATGACCAAGTCGCAAAACATGTATCAAAATTTGCAGAAGCTAGCAGGCAAAGCGCAGGACCATCTTGGAAATATTTAATGTTTCAATTAAACGATGAATCAACTACAACTGGATTCAAATTCATTTTAAAAAATGAGCTATATTTTAATGCTAATAATGTAACTGAAGGTAAAAAATTAATTGAAGATAAAAAAAGTGTAAGATACTTAGAGGAACTTATTAAAAATAATAAAGATGTAAACTTTGGGAAAATAGAAAATGAGTTTAAAGTTGAACACCAAATTAGTGGAGAATCGCTATTATTTAATCAACCTCATGATAACCATGATAAAAATAATAATGAAATTAAATTTATAATTATTACATATGGTATTGATTATAGTTCTAAGATGTTGAATGCTGTTAAAATATGGGCACCAAATCCATTAAATAAAAAAGCTGTATTATTAAGGGATTTAACAATGGAATTAAATGAATTAATTAAATATGATGAAGATTATGCACTAGAGAATGAAGAATTAAAAGTACTCCAAAACGACGAAGAAGAAAAATATGTCGATCCAACGTTTGCATTTGGTATTTTGCCTAATGAAAACAATGATATAGATAAATCAGTTAATTAA
- a CDS encoding spr1629 family repressor/antitoxin: protein MFIGENLENIRILSGYSRKELADKINISEQAIWQYETKNMMPEINKIHQLAKLFHVKTAYFISEIKDNNHNELVNKHAIAFRAKNQQISIKLLNKQYYQANYIVMFTNYIFKYLKLPQLEIFNLLKIIDSELGQIEEKKYFIKQTARIAREVILNNKQNSELLFSLEQLGIVIYEKNIDNDADAYSFWTKNDMPYIVLGNSKGITARRHFDLAHELGHILCHRQIQFDMLSNEEHKIIEQEADLFAAEFLLPAIEFKEDFNKITKKSNPDYLTMIKEKWQVSIQAMAMRAYYLGVMSNSQYRYFWASINKKGYKKLEPLDEDIKLPRPVKINSLLKLLFSENIITPNNILDTFKVETKFLKDICNIDVNLFLKYMNKEIQEENIISNYFNIDKYR, encoded by the coding sequence ATGTTTATTGGGGAAAATTTAGAAAATATTAGAATTTTAAGTGGTTATAGTCGAAAAGAACTTGCCGATAAAATTAATATAAGTGAGCAAGCAATTTGGCAATATGAAACTAAAAACATGATGCCTGAAATTAATAAGATACATCAGTTAGCTAAATTATTTCATGTTAAAACGGCTTATTTTATTTCAGAAATTAAAGATAATAATCACAATGAGCTTGTAAACAAACATGCAATAGCATTTAGGGCGAAAAACCAACAAATTTCAATTAAATTATTAAATAAGCAATATTATCAAGCTAATTATATTGTTATGTTTACTAATTATATTTTCAAGTACCTCAAATTACCACAACTAGAAATATTTAACTTATTAAAAATTATTGATAGTGAGTTAGGTCAAATTGAAGAAAAGAAATATTTTATAAAACAAACAGCTCGTATAGCTAGAGAAGTTATATTAAATAACAAACAAAACAGTGAACTATTATTTAGTTTAGAACAATTAGGTATAGTTATATATGAAAAAAATATAGACAATGATGCAGATGCATATAGTTTTTGGACTAAAAATGATATGCCTTATATAGTTTTAGGTAACAGTAAAGGTATTACGGCAAGAAGGCATTTTGATTTAGCGCATGAATTAGGTCATATCCTTTGTCATAGGCAAATCCAATTCGATATGTTGTCAAATGAGGAACATAAAATAATTGAACAAGAAGCTGACTTATTTGCAGCTGAATTTTTATTACCAGCAATAGAGTTTAAAGAAGATTTCAATAAAATAACAAAAAAGTCTAATCCAGATTATTTAACAATGATAAAAGAAAAGTGGCAAGTATCTATTCAAGCTATGGCTATGCGTGCCTATTATTTAGGGGTAATGTCAAATTCTCAATACAGATATTTTTGGGCATCAATAAATAAAAAAGGATATAAAAAATTAGAACCTTTAGATGAAGATATTAAATTGCCTAGACCAGTTAAAATAAATAGTTTATTAAAGCTGTTGTTCAGTGAAAATATAATAACACCGAATAATATTTTAGATACATTTAAAGTTGAAACTAAATTCTTAAAAGATATTTGTAATATAGATGTTAACCTATTTTTAAAATATATGAATAAAGAAATTCAAGAAGAAAATATAATAAGTAATTACTTTAATATTGATAAGTATAGGTAA
- a CDS encoding GrpB family protein, translated as MEIHHIGSTSVVDLKAKPVIDIMPIVSDINEVDKFDDQMQELGYEPLGENGIVGRRFFRKDNMTSGKRTHHVHIFDQSSQDEIIRHLAFKAYLIAHPDISCQYGNLKSRLALAYPNDIESYMDGKNDFIKNAEKQAVAWYKAKSND; from the coding sequence TTGGAAATACATCACATCGGCAGTACTTCCGTAGTAGATTTAAAAGCAAAACCTGTCATTGATATTATGCCCATTGTCAGTGATATCAATGAAGTAGATAAATTCGATGACCAGATGCAAGAACTTGGTTATGAGCCACTTGGAGAAAATGGAATAGTAGGGCGACGCTTTTTTAGAAAAGATAATATGACTTCAGGCAAAAGGACGCATCATGTGCATATCTTTGATCAAAGTAGCCAGGATGAAATCATTAGACACTTAGCTTTTAAAGCATATTTAATTGCACACCCAGATATATCATGCCAATATGGCAATTTAAAATCAAGACTTGCTTTAGCGTATCCAAACGACATTGAGTCATACATGGATGGCAAAAATGACTTTATTAAAAATGCCGAAAAACAAGCAGTGGCTTGGTATAAAGCTAAGTCTAATGACTAA
- the mdh gene encoding malate dehydrogenase — MSKKKVSIIGGGNTGATLAFIVAQQELADVVLIDRPESENTAKGKALDILESSPIFGFDVSINASADYKATKDSDVVVITAGVARKPNMSRDDLVQTNEQIMKDVTEKIVKYSPECKIIVLTNPVDAMTYTVYKTSGFPKERVIGQSGVLDTARYQTFIAQELNVSVKDVKGLVLGGHGDTMVPLIHSTNVNGVAVRNLLDSDVIEKIVKRTRKGGAEIVNLLGNGSAYYAPAAALYSMIEAIIKDQRRLLPAITLLEGEYGYNDIYLGVPTILGANGIEQIVELELDEYEKEQLQDSAESVMNVKNALKFENS, encoded by the coding sequence ATGTCTAAAAAGAAAGTATCAATTATTGGTGGCGGCAATACAGGTGCAACGCTTGCATTTATTGTTGCGCAACAAGAACTAGCTGATGTAGTTTTAATTGATAGGCCAGAAAGTGAAAATACGGCTAAAGGCAAGGCTTTAGATATCTTAGAAAGTAGCCCGATTTTTGGTTTTGATGTAAGTATCAATGCTTCTGCAGATTATAAAGCAACCAAAGATTCGGATGTAGTTGTTATCACGGCAGGTGTTGCGAGAAAGCCTAACATGAGTAGAGACGATCTCGTACAAACGAACGAACAAATAATGAAAGATGTTACGGAAAAAATTGTTAAATATTCTCCTGAATGTAAGATTATTGTCTTAACTAATCCTGTCGATGCAATGACTTATACAGTATATAAAACATCTGGATTTCCCAAAGAACGCGTTATCGGTCAATCTGGCGTGTTAGATACTGCACGTTATCAAACGTTTATTGCTCAAGAATTAAACGTTTCTGTCAAAGATGTAAAAGGCCTTGTCTTAGGTGGACATGGCGATACGATGGTGCCACTTATTCATTCTACTAATGTGAATGGTGTTGCCGTAAGAAACCTTCTAGATAGTGACGTCATAGAAAAAATTGTCAAACGTACGAGAAAAGGTGGGGCAGAAATTGTAAACCTACTTGGCAATGGTTCAGCATATTATGCGCCGGCTGCAGCACTCTACAGTATGATAGAAGCTATTATTAAAGATCAAAGACGCTTATTACCAGCAATTACACTATTAGAAGGGGAATATGGTTATAACGATATTTATTTAGGCGTGCCAACCATATTAGGCGCCAATGGAATAGAACAGATTGTGGAATTAGAGTTAGACGAGTATGAAAAAGAGCAATTACAAGACTCAGCCGAATCAGTGATGAATGTTAAAAATGCTTTGAAATTTGAAAATAGCTAA
- a CDS encoding MFS transporter has translation MSAQAITIHTKQDIIDYVNGQKNQKRTALLLIIVLGTIFLDAYDLTILGTATDQLTSEFKLSPSYLSFVMTAMPFGAFFGAAIGGFFADKLGRKLILSVSLISLIIGSLGAALSPTPAILLCFRLLMGFAIGMDSPVAFTFVAEISNQKDKGRNVNYWQVVWYIAVVSSALLVMLFYALGTGTLLWRYTVGLGAVFATIILVLRLFYLSESPTWSMKNKTLVKASRELEKNYNINVNIEPYKGENEEFRRTDVKHPLRTLFNKRYRKRTILATSIATLQGMQYYAIGLYIPLIAAYVIGNNKIESLSGTALINVAGIIGGLTGALLTTKFGARKLTITGFSIVAFTMIVIGLFYGHTYTWLIAFMVALFLFGHSGGPGTQGKAIAALSYPTILRGKGTGFVESISRFGSMFGTFVFPIILASFGLNKTMLIIATFPILGLIITKLIKWEPVGRDLEYEDQYIEKV, from the coding sequence ATGTCTGCACAAGCTATCACAATACATACGAAGCAGGATATTATTGATTATGTAAATGGGCAAAAAAATCAAAAACGTACCGCTTTATTGTTAATTATCGTACTGGGCACTATCTTTTTAGATGCTTATGATTTAACAATTCTCGGTACTGCAACTGATCAATTAACTTCAGAATTTAAACTATCACCAAGTTACTTATCTTTTGTCATGACAGCAATGCCATTCGGTGCATTCTTTGGGGCTGCCATTGGAGGATTTTTTGCGGATAAGTTAGGCCGTAAACTTATTTTATCCGTGTCATTAATTTCACTCATTATCGGTTCTTTAGGTGCCGCATTATCACCTACACCTGCTATCTTACTCTGTTTTAGATTATTAATGGGTTTTGCGATTGGTATGGATAGTCCAGTTGCATTTACATTCGTGGCTGAAATCAGTAACCAAAAAGATAAAGGACGTAACGTAAACTATTGGCAAGTTGTATGGTATATTGCAGTAGTATCATCTGCGTTACTTGTTATGCTATTTTACGCTTTAGGTACAGGCACACTTTTATGGCGTTATACAGTAGGTTTAGGCGCTGTCTTCGCTACAATTATCTTAGTACTACGACTATTTTATTTAAGCGAAAGTCCAACTTGGTCTATGAAAAACAAAACATTGGTTAAAGCAAGCCGCGAATTAGAAAAAAACTATAACATTAACGTTAATATTGAACCTTATAAAGGTGAGAATGAAGAATTTCGTCGAACAGACGTAAAACATCCTTTACGTACGCTGTTCAATAAACGTTACCGTAAAAGAACGATACTTGCTACTTCGATTGCTACATTACAAGGGATGCAGTATTATGCGATTGGTTTATATATCCCATTAATTGCTGCATATGTCATTGGTAATAATAAGATTGAATCACTTTCAGGTACAGCCTTAATTAACGTTGCTGGTATTATTGGAGGACTGACTGGTGCACTGTTAACGACTAAATTCGGTGCACGTAAATTAACGATTACTGGATTCAGTATCGTCGCATTTACGATGATTGTTATAGGCCTATTTTATGGTCACACTTACACCTGGCTTATCGCCTTTATGGTAGCATTATTCCTTTTCGGTCATTCTGGCGGACCAGGTACACAAGGTAAAGCCATTGCAGCTCTATCATATCCAACAATCTTACGCGGTAAAGGGACAGGCTTTGTAGAATCAATCAGCCGTTTCGGTAGTATGTTTGGTACGTTTGTCTTCCCAATTATTTTAGCAAGTTTTGGATTAAACAAAACAATGTTAATCATCGCCACGTTCCCTATTTTAGGTTTAATCATTACTAAACTTATTAAGTGGGAACCTGTTGGCAGGGATTTAGAATACGAAGATCAATATATCGAAAAAGTTTAA
- a CDS encoding glycerophosphoryl diester phosphodiesterase: protein MFTVYGHRGLPSQAPENTIASFKSASKAKDVNWIELDVTITDDEQLVIIHDDYLDRTTNMTGEVTRFNYSDIKSASAGAWYGKEFKHEHLPTFDDVINFANDYNMNLNVELKGVTGPKGTALSKSMVQQVSDKLANLKHDQQILISSFNVMLVKLAEELMPQFKRAVIFKAAAFEEDWRTILNFCNSKTVNIEDKSLTEAKVKAIKEAGYELNVWTVNKAMRANQLANWGVDGVFTDNADKLSHLQEA from the coding sequence ATGTTTACTGTCTATGGACATAGAGGCTTGCCAAGTCAAGCTCCAGAGAATACCATAGCATCATTTAAATCTGCTTCAAAAGCGAAAGACGTTAACTGGATTGAATTAGACGTTACGATTACTGATGACGAACAACTCGTTATTATTCATGACGATTACTTAGATCGTACGACGAATATGACGGGAGAGGTTACGCGCTTTAATTACAGCGATATTAAATCGGCTTCAGCAGGCGCATGGTACGGTAAGGAATTTAAACATGAACATTTACCTACATTTGATGATGTGATTAATTTCGCCAATGACTATAACATGAACTTAAATGTAGAATTAAAAGGCGTTACAGGACCAAAAGGTACAGCATTATCAAAAAGCATGGTACAACAAGTGAGCGATAAGTTAGCAAACTTAAAGCACGACCAACAAATCCTTATTTCAAGCTTTAATGTAATGTTGGTAAAATTAGCCGAAGAACTTATGCCACAATTCAAACGAGCAGTCATATTTAAGGCAGCGGCATTTGAAGAAGATTGGCGTACGATATTAAACTTCTGCAATTCAAAAACCGTAAACATCGAAGATAAATCACTCACAGAAGCAAAAGTTAAAGCAATCAAAGAAGCTGGCTACGAACTTAACGTATGGACCGTAAACAAAGCCATGCGTGCGAACCAACTAGCTAATTGGGGCGTAGACGGCGTCTTCACAGACAACGCAGACAAATTGAGTCATTTACAAGAAGCGTGA
- the proC gene encoding pyrroline-5-carboxylate reductase, protein MKLGIIGSGHMGSALVKGLYNSNNINMQDVYIKSGNSDKAKNLSLEVGATLVHHYDDFTHCDMILLIVNEAAVREVLDNLSSVANEDTMIVSIVPSLSIADMERVFSKQQPIVSLLPNVVVEINKGIIGYAHNQLHQNNKMIKDVFGCLGKLVEVKESELDIFSTMSGCGPAIVDVFVEALSDGAVLNGMDRNLSYEVILEMIIGVAQLAQKTGQHPGALKDQVTSPGGSTIKATSALEKNNFRYALIDAINSVDKR, encoded by the coding sequence GTGAAATTAGGTATTATTGGTTCAGGACATATGGGCAGTGCTTTAGTAAAAGGTCTTTATAATTCGAATAACATAAATATGCAAGATGTTTATATTAAATCAGGTAACAGTGATAAGGCTAAAAACCTGTCGTTAGAAGTAGGCGCGACACTCGTTCACCATTATGATGATTTTACACACTGTGACATGATACTTTTAATCGTAAATGAAGCTGCAGTTAGAGAAGTTCTCGACAACTTAAGTAGCGTAGCGAATGAAGATACTATGATAGTTTCAATAGTACCCTCATTATCTATTGCTGATATGGAACGTGTATTTTCTAAACAGCAACCTATCGTCAGCCTATTACCGAATGTCGTCGTCGAAATAAATAAAGGTATTATTGGATACGCACATAATCAACTACATCAAAATAATAAAATGATTAAGGACGTATTTGGCTGTTTAGGTAAGCTGGTAGAAGTTAAAGAAAGTGAATTAGATATTTTTAGTACAATGTCTGGATGTGGTCCTGCCATTGTCGATGTCTTTGTAGAAGCTCTGTCTGACGGTGCCGTACTAAATGGTATGGATAGAAATCTTTCTTATGAAGTGATACTAGAAATGATAATTGGCGTCGCACAATTGGCTCAAAAAACAGGACAACACCCTGGCGCGCTCAAAGACCAAGTAACTTCTCCCGGGGGGAGCACCATTAAAGCTACGAGCGCATTAGAAAAAAACAACTTCAGATACGCACTTATAGATGCTATAAACTCAGTCGATAAACGTTGA